One window of the Thunnus albacares chromosome 3, fThuAlb1.1, whole genome shotgun sequence genome contains the following:
- the snrpb2 gene encoding U2 small nuclear ribonucleoprotein B'', with amino-acid sequence MDIRPNHTIYINNINDKVKKEELKRSLYALFSQFGQIVEIVAMKTMKMRGQAFVVFKELAAATNALRQLQGFPFYNKPMRIQYAKTDSEVIAKVKGTYGDKEKKKKEKKKAQEPAANLTKKPAAGSAAPVHSPAVQVPDNPPNYILFLSNLPEETNEMMLSMLFNQFPGFKEVRLVPGKHDIAFVEFESDTQAGVAKDALQGFRITATCAMKITYAKK; translated from the exons ATGGATATCCGACCAAACCACACCATCTACATCAACAATATCAATGACAAAGTCAAGAAAGAAG AGCTGAAGCGTTCGCTCTACGCTCTCTTCTCTCAGTTCGGCCAGATCGTCGAGATCGTGGCGATGAAGACCATGAAGATGAGGGGCCAGGCCTTTGTCGTCTTCAAAGAGCTCGCCGCCGCCACCAACGCGCTGAGGCAACTGCAAGGCTTCCCCTTCTACAACAAGCCCATG AGGATACAGTACGCAAAGACCGACTCCGAGGTCATCGCCAAGGTGAAGGGCACGTACGGCgacaaggagaagaaaaagaaggagaagaagaaagctcAAGAGCCGGCGGCTAACCTGACAAAGAAACCAGCAGCG gGATCGGCTGCACCTGTGCACTCACCTGCAGTACAG GTGCCGGATAACCCGCCAAACTACATCCTGTTCCTCAGTAACCTGCCGGAGGAGACCAACGAAATGATGCTCTCCATGCTGTTCAACca GTTTCCTGGCTTCAAAGAGGTGCGGCTCGTCCCTGGGAAACACGACATCGCCTTTGTGGAGTTTGAAAGCGACACGCAGGCGGGCGTGGCTAAAGACGCGCTGCAGGGCTTCAGAATCACAGCGACCTGCGCCATGAAGATCACCTACGCCAAGAAGTAG